DNA sequence from the Ramlibacter agri genome:
ATCCAGGTGCAGACGCTGTACCCGGGCGCGAGCCCGGAGGTGATGGCGCAGACCGTCACCGCGCCGCTGGAGCGGCAGTTCGGCCAGATGCCGGGGCTGTCCCGCATGGGTTCCACCAGCGCGGCTGGCGTCTCCATCATCACCTTGCAGTTCACGTTGGGCCTCGCGCTCGACGTCGCCGAGCAGCAGGTGCAGGCCGCCATCAATGCCGGCGCCTCGCTGCTGCCGGCCGACCTGCCGGCGCCGCCGGTGTACGCCAAGGTGAACCCGGCCGACGCGCCGGTGCTGACCTTGGCGATCACGTCGACGACCTTGCCGCTGACCGAGGTGCGCAACATCGTCGACACCCAGCTCGCGCTGAAGATCAGCCAGGTCAATGGCGTCGGGCTCGTCACCTTGTCCGGCGGGCAGCGGCCGGCGGTGCGCATCCAGGCCGACACCAAGTCGCTGGCCTCGCTGGGCATCTCCATCGACACGCTACGCACCGGCATTGCCGCGGCCAACGCCAACGCCGCCAAGGGCAGCATCGACGGGCCGACCCGCTCGTACACCATCAACTCCAACGACCAGCTGGTCACCGCGCAGGACTACAAGAGCCTGGTGGTGGCCTTCCGCAACGGCGCGCCGGTACGCCTGGGTGACGTGGCCACGGTGGCGGACAGCGCGGAGAACGTGAAGCTGGGCGCCTGGGCCAACCTGTCGCCGGCGATCATCCTGAACGTGCAACGCCAGCCCGGCGCCAACGTGATCGCCACGGTGGACGCCATCAAGGCGCGGCTGCCGCAGCTGACAGGCGGCCTGCCGGCGTCGATCCAGGTGGACGTGCTGGCCGACCGCACCACGGGCATCCGCGCCTCGGTGGAACACGTGGAGATGGAACTGGTGCTGGCCGTGATCCTGGTGGTGCTGGTGATCTTCGCCTTCCTGCACAGCCCGCGGGCTACGCTGGTGGCGAGCCTGTCGGTGCCGATCTCGCTGATCGGCACGGCCGGCGCCATGTACCTGCTGGGATACAGCCTGAACAACCTGTCCCTGATGGCCTTGACCATCGCGACCGGCTTCGTCGTCGACGACGCCATCGTGATGATCGAGAACATCGCGCGGCACATGGAGAACGGCGAGCCGCCGATGCAGGCTGCGCTGAAGGGCGCCGCGGAGATCGGCTTCACCATCATTTCGCTGACGGTCTCGCTGATCGCGGTGCTGATCCCGCTGCTGTTCATGAGCGAGGTGATCGGCCGGCTGTTCCGCGAGTTCGCGGTGACCTTGGCGATCACGATCCTGATCTCCGCGGTCGTCTCGCTGACCCTGGTGCCGATGATGACGGCGCGCATGGTGCGCAGCCTGGAGCCGCCGGAGCATGGTATCGGCGCACGCATCCAGCATTACTTCGACCGTGTCATCGACAAGTACGACGGCGCGCTGACCTGGGTGCTGGCGCGCGAGCGGCTGACCCTGCTGGTGGCGCTGGCCACGCTGGTCGTCACGGTGCTGCTGTACATGGTGATCCCGAAGTCGCTGTTCCCGGTGCAGGACACGGGCCAGCTGCAGGTGCGGGTGCAGGCGCCGCAGTCGACGTCCTTCCCGCGCATGGCTTCCATGCAGCAGGAGGTGGCGCGGCGGCTGCTGGATGACCCGGCGGTGCAATCCATCGCCAGCTTCGTCGGCGTGGATGCGGCGAACAACACCATGCTGCACAACGGCAGCATGCTGGTGAACCTGAAGGATTCGCACGGTGGCCTGCAGGCGGTGATGGACCGGCTGCGCAAGGCCGGCGAGCAGGTGGCCGGCATCCGGCTGTACCTGCAGCCGGTGCAGGACCTGACGATCGAGTCGGAGACCGGCCCGACGCTGTACCGCATGTCGGTGGAGGGCTCGGACCCCACGGTCGTCAATGACTGGGCGCAGCGCATCGTCGAGCGCCTGTCGCAGGAGCGGCGGCTGGCCGACGTCACCTCCGACGCCGGCGCAACGGGCGCCGCGCTGTACGTGGACGTCGATCGCGGCACCGCGGCCCGCCTGGGCATCGCCGCCACCACCATCGACGAGGCGCTGTACAGCGCTTTCGGCCAGCGCATCGTCTCCACCATCTTCACCGAGACCAACCAGTACCGCGTGATTCTGGAAGCGCAGACCGACCAGCTGCCCGACATCAGCGACCTCAACGCGATCCAGTTGATCAGCAGTTCCGGCGACGCGACGCCGCTGACCGCGCTGGCCCACGTGAGCGAGCGCCGCGCGCCGCTGCAGCTGACCCACGTGGCGCAGTACCCGGCGGCCACCATCGGCTTCAACACCGCGCCGGGCGTGGCGCTGGGCACCGCCGTGGACAACATCCACAGCGTGCTGACGGAGCTGAAGCTGCCGCCCACGGTCAGCGTGACCATGCTGGGCGCCGCCGGCGCCTACGAGTCCTCGCTGGCCAACCAGCTGTGGCTGATCCTGGCGGCCGTGGTCTGCGTCTACATCGTGCTGGGCGTGCTGTACGAAAGCTACGTGCACCCCTTGACGATCCTGTCCACGTTGCCTTCGGCAGGCGTCGGCGCGCTGCTGGCGCTGTGGATCTCCGGCAGCGGCCTGGGCGTGATCGGCATCATCGGCATCATCCTGCTGATCGGCATCGTGAAGAAGAACGCGATCATGATGATCGACTTCGCGCTCGACGCCGAGCGCGAGCAGGGCAAGTCGCCGCGCGAAGCCATCCACCAGGCGGCGCTGCTGCGCTTCCGGCCGATCCTGATGACGACCCTGGCAGCTTTGTTCGCGGCGGTCCCGCTGATGCTCAGCTTCGGGCAGGGCGCGGAACTGCGGCGGCCGCTGGGCCTGGCCATCTTCGGCGGCTTGATCGTGAGCCAGTTGCTGACGCTGTTCACGACGCCCGTCATCTATCTCGGGTTCGACAAGCTGGGAAGGCGCTGGCGCAAGCGGGCGGGCGAGGGCGCGAGCGCCCCGGTGAGCGCGCCCAAGGACGAACGCGGCGACTACCTGCCGGGCCCGGCCGGCGGGGAGTGAGCGGGGCATGAACCTTTCCGCCCCCTTCGTCCGCCGGCCCGTGGGCACGGTGCTGCTCACGATCTGGATCGCGCTGGCCGGCATCGCCGCCTTCTTCCGGCTGCCGGTGGCTTCGCTGCCGCAGGTGGACTACCCGGTGATCTCGGTGTCCGCCAGCCTGCCGGGCGCCAGCCCGCAGACCATGGCCAGCAGCGTGGCGACGCCGCTGGAGCGGCGGCTGGGCGTGATCGCCGGCGTCAACGAGGTCACGTCCTCCAGCGGCAACGGCAGCACGCGCGTCACCTTGCAGTTCGACCTGAACCGCGACATCGACGCGGCCGCGCGCGAAGTGCAGGCCGCCATCAACGCGACCCGCGCCGACCTGCCGGCCACGCTGAAAAGCAACCCGACCTACCGCAAGGCCAACCCCTCGGCCGCGCCGGTGATCATCCTGGCGATGACGTCGAACTCGCGTTCGCCGGGGCAGATCTACGACGTCGTCAACAACGTCGTGCAGCAGAAGATCGCCCAGGTGCCCGGCGTCGGCGACGTCGAGCTCGGTGGCGGTTCGCAGCCGGCGGTGCGCGTGGACCTGATTCCCTTCGCGCTGAACAAGTACGGCATCGCGATGGAGGACGTGCGCGCGGCGGTGCAGGCCGGCACGGCCAACCGGCCCAAGGGCGACGTCACGGTGCGTGGCAACCGCCTGCAGATCTACACCGGCACCGCCGACATGCCGAACAACGGCAAGACGGCGTCCGACTACAAGAACCTGGTGGTTGCCTGGCGCAACGGGTCCGCGGTGCGGCTGCAGGACATCGCCGAGGTCAGCGACGGCGTCGAGAACATCAACACCATGGGCCTGTTCAACGGCCAGCCCGCGGTGATCGTGCTCGTGACCTTGCAGCCGGGCGCCAACGTCATCGAGACGGTGGACGGCGTGCGCGCGCTGCTGCCGGAGCTGCAGGCGTCGATCCCCAAGGACATCGCGATCCAGGTGGCCTCGGATCGCACCTTCTCGATCCGCTCCTCGCTGCACGAGGTGGAGGTGACGCTGTTCATCGCCATCATCCTGGTGGTGCTGGTGGTCAGCGTGTTCCTGCGCAGCGCGCGGGCGACCTTCATCCCGGCGGTGGCCACAGTCGTCTCGCTGATGGGGACGCTGGGCATCATGTACCTGCTCGGCTTCTCGCTGAACAACCTGTCGCTGATGGCCTTGACCGTGGCCACCGGCTTCGTGGTGGACGATGCGATCGTGGTGCTGGAGAACACCTCGCGCCACATCGAGGAGGGCATGGGCCGCTTCGACGCCGCGCTGCGCGGTGCCCGCGAGGTGGGTTTCACGGTGCTGTCCATGAGCATCTCGCTGATCGCCGTGTTCATCCCGCTGCTGTTCATGGGCGGGCAGGTGGGGCGCTTGTTCCGCGAATTCGCGGTCTCGCTGTCGGCGGCCGTGATGATCTCGCTGGTGCTGTCGCTGACCACCACGCCGATGATGTGCGCCTGGCTGCTGAGCCCGACGGCGCACGAGAATGAGCCCGGCCGCATCTCGCGCTGGGCCGAGCGCATGTTCGACCGCGTGCAGCACATGTATGCCTACAGCCTGGACTGGGCGCTGTCGGCGCGCTGGCTGGTGCTGCTGATGCTGGTGCTGCTGATCTTCCTGAACTTCTTCCTGTTCGTCCGCGTGCCCAAGGGCTTCTTCCCGCAGCAGGACACCGGCCAGATCAACGCCGGCATGCGGGCGGACCAGAGCATCTCCTTCCAGCAGATGCAGGACAAGCTGCGGCAGGTGGTGGACATCGTGCGCGCCGATCCGGCCGTCGACACGGTGGTGGCCTTTACCGGCGGCAGCCGGGCGGGCGGCGGCTTCATGTTCCTGAACCTCAAGCGCGGTGGCAACGCCGACAAGGGCCAGGCCGTCATCGCGCGGCTGCGGCCGCAGCTGGCGCGCGTCACCGGCCTGAGCCTCTTCCTGAACCCGGTGCAGGACGTGCGCATGGGCGGCCGCTCCAGCAACAGCACCTACCAGTACACGCTGAAGAGCGACAACGTGGCCGACCTGAAGCTGTGGGGCGGCAAGCTGACCGAGGCGCTGAAGGAACAGGCGGCGGTGACCGACGTCGACAACGACCTGCAGGAAAACGGGGTCGAGACCTTCGTCGACGTGGACCAGAACAGCGCGTCGCGCATGGGCATCAACTCGCGCACGGTCGACAACGCGCTGTACGACGCCTTCGGCCAGCGCCAGGTGGCGACCATCTACGAGGAGCTGAACCAGTACAAGGTGATCATGCAGCTGGCGCCGCGCTTCATCGTCAGCCCCGAGGCGCTGCACGACGTCTACCTGCCGGCCCGCAACACCGGCGCGGCGACTGTCCTGGCGGGCACGACCTCGGGCGCCAACGGCCCGACCATCGCGGCGACGACGGCCAGCACCAGCACGGCCACCGCGACGGCCAGCACCGGCACGTCGGCCAACCTGTCGCTGCGCGACGCCTCCACCGGCAACGCCGTCAGCAGCACGGCCACCAGCATGGTGCCGCTGTCGGCGATCGCGCATTTCGCCGAGCGGCCGGCCGCGACCAGCGTCAACCACCAGGACGCGGAGCTGGCCGCCACCGTCTCGTACAACATCGCCGACGGCTTCACCATGGACCAGGCCCAGGCCGCGGTCCGGGCGGCGCAGGACGAGATCAAGATGCCGATCAACGTGCGCGGCAGCTTCCAGGGTACGGCACGCCAGGCGCAGGAAACCAACCAGCAGCAGCCCTTCCTGATCGCCGCGGCCATCGTCGTCATCTACATCGTGCTGGGCATCCTGTACGAAAGCCTGGTGCACCCGGTGACGGTGCTGTCCACGCTGCCCTCGGCGGGCATCGGCGCCGTGCTGGCGTTGCTGATCTTCAAGATGGAGTTCTCCATCATGGCGCTGATCGGGCTGTTCCTGCTGATCGGCATCGTCAAGAAGAACGCCATCCTGATCATCGACTTCGCGCTGGACGCCGAGCGCTCGCGCGGCCTGTCGCCCGAGGACGCGGTGCGCGAGGCCTGCCTGCTGCGCTTCCGCCCGATCCTGATGACCACCATGGCCGCCATCCTGGGCGCGCTGCCGCTGGCCGTCGGCTTCGGCGAGGGCGCCGAGCTGCGCCGGCCGCTGGGCATCGCCATCATCGGCGGCCTGGTGGCCAGCCAGGTGATCACGCTGCTGACCACGCCGGTCGTCTACCTGCTGATGGACAAGATGCGCCGCCGCACCGCCAACGAAAAGCTGCTGTCGCGGGACGGCGACCCGCAAACCGTGTGATGAACAAGAACATGATTCCTTCGCGCCTTACCGCGGCCGCCCTGGCGGCGGCCCTGCTGCTGTCCGCCTGTGGCAACCTCGCGCCCAAGTACGAAGTGCCCGCCGTCGACACGCCCACAGCCTTCAAGGAGGGCGCCGGCGCCTGGGTGACGGCGGCGCCCGCCGACACGCTGGAGCGTGGCCCCTGGTGGGAGCTGTTCGACGACCCGGTGCTCAGTTCGCTGGCTTCGCAGGTGAACGTGTCCAACCAGAACGTCGCCGCGGCCGTCGCCTCGTACGCGCAGGCCCGCGCGCTGACGCGCGAGCAGCGCGCCGCGCTGTTCCCGCAGGTCAGCCTGGACGCCAGTGCCACCCGCAGCGGCACCGGCAACGGCGGCGCGGCCAGCGCCTACCGCGTGAACATCGGCGGCACCTGGGAGCCCGACGTGTTCGGGCGCCTGCGCCTGGGCGTGGACAACGCGCGCTTCGGCGAACAGGCCTCGGAGGCCGACCTGGCGGCGGCGGAACTGGCCGCCCAGGGCGAACTGCTGTCCGCCTATTTCGGCCTGCGGCTGAACGATGTCGGCCACAAGATCGTCGAGGACACCATCGGCGGCTACGAGCGCACGCTGAAGATCACGCAGAACCGCTACGAGGCCGGCGTGGTGCCGCGCACCGACGTGCTGCAGGCGGAGACCCAGCTCGCCAACGCGCGGGCGGACCTGCTGACGACGGAGCAGAACCGCGGACAGTTCGAACACGCGATCGCGGTGCTGATCGGCAAGGCGCCGGCCAATTTCAGCCTGCCGGTCGACCCGAAGTGGACGGTGAAGGTTCCGGCGGTCCCGCCGGAAGTGCCATCGACCTTGCTGCAGCGGCGGCCCGACATCGCCGCGGCCGAGCGCGCCGTGGCCCAGGCCAACGCGCAGATCGGCATTGCGCGCGCCGGCTACTACCCCAGCTTCACGCTGAACGGCAACATCGGCTCCAGCGCCGCGCACATCGGCGACCTGTTCAACGCGTCCAGCCTGGTGTGGTCGCTGGGCCTGTCGCTGGCGCAGACGATCTTCGATG
Encoded proteins:
- a CDS encoding efflux RND transporter permease subunit, with the translated sequence MNLSAPFVRRPVGTVLLTIWIALAGIAAFFRLPVASLPQVDYPVISVSASLPGASPQTMASSVATPLERRLGVIAGVNEVTSSSGNGSTRVTLQFDLNRDIDAAAREVQAAINATRADLPATLKSNPTYRKANPSAAPVIILAMTSNSRSPGQIYDVVNNVVQQKIAQVPGVGDVELGGGSQPAVRVDLIPFALNKYGIAMEDVRAAVQAGTANRPKGDVTVRGNRLQIYTGTADMPNNGKTASDYKNLVVAWRNGSAVRLQDIAEVSDGVENINTMGLFNGQPAVIVLVTLQPGANVIETVDGVRALLPELQASIPKDIAIQVASDRTFSIRSSLHEVEVTLFIAIILVVLVVSVFLRSARATFIPAVATVVSLMGTLGIMYLLGFSLNNLSLMALTVATGFVVDDAIVVLENTSRHIEEGMGRFDAALRGAREVGFTVLSMSISLIAVFIPLLFMGGQVGRLFREFAVSLSAAVMISLVLSLTTTPMMCAWLLSPTAHENEPGRISRWAERMFDRVQHMYAYSLDWALSARWLVLLMLVLLIFLNFFLFVRVPKGFFPQQDTGQINAGMRADQSISFQQMQDKLRQVVDIVRADPAVDTVVAFTGGSRAGGGFMFLNLKRGGNADKGQAVIARLRPQLARVTGLSLFLNPVQDVRMGGRSSNSTYQYTLKSDNVADLKLWGGKLTEALKEQAAVTDVDNDLQENGVETFVDVDQNSASRMGINSRTVDNALYDAFGQRQVATIYEELNQYKVIMQLAPRFIVSPEALHDVYLPARNTGAATVLAGTTSGANGPTIAATTASTSTATATASTGTSANLSLRDASTGNAVSSTATSMVPLSAIAHFAERPAATSVNHQDAELAATVSYNIADGFTMDQAQAAVRAAQDEIKMPINVRGSFQGTARQAQETNQQQPFLIAAAIVVIYIVLGILYESLVHPVTVLSTLPSAGIGAVLALLIFKMEFSIMALIGLFLLIGIVKKNAILIIDFALDAERSRGLSPEDAVREACLLRFRPILMTTMAAILGALPLAVGFGEGAELRRPLGIAIIGGLVASQVITLLTTPVVYLLMDKMRRRTANEKLLSRDGDPQTV
- a CDS encoding efflux transporter outer membrane subunit codes for the protein MNKNMIPSRLTAAALAAALLLSACGNLAPKYEVPAVDTPTAFKEGAGAWVTAAPADTLERGPWWELFDDPVLSSLASQVNVSNQNVAAAVASYAQARALTREQRAALFPQVSLDASATRSGTGNGGAASAYRVNIGGTWEPDVFGRLRLGVDNARFGEQASEADLAAAELAAQGELLSAYFGLRLNDVGHKIVEDTIGGYERTLKITQNRYEAGVVPRTDVLQAETQLANARADLLTTEQNRGQFEHAIAVLIGKAPANFSLPVDPKWTVKVPAVPPEVPSTLLQRRPDIAAAERAVAQANAQIGIARAGYYPSFTLNGNIGSSAAHIGDLFNASSLVWSLGLSLAQTIFDGGATTARVDQARAGLEKSSATYRQTVLTAFQNVEDQLLALRILQQQQVLRQEALRAALLVEQQTLNRYQAGQVNFTDVVTAQVSAFNAQRTLVQSQIDRQLAAVSLIQALGGGWQGLPAVAGGI
- a CDS encoding efflux RND transporter permease subunit is translated as MSPSRPFILRPVATSLLMVAIVLAGLLGLKFLPLSALPQVDYPTIQVQTLYPGASPEVMAQTVTAPLERQFGQMPGLSRMGSTSAAGVSIITLQFTLGLALDVAEQQVQAAINAGASLLPADLPAPPVYAKVNPADAPVLTLAITSTTLPLTEVRNIVDTQLALKISQVNGVGLVTLSGGQRPAVRIQADTKSLASLGISIDTLRTGIAAANANAAKGSIDGPTRSYTINSNDQLVTAQDYKSLVVAFRNGAPVRLGDVATVADSAENVKLGAWANLSPAIILNVQRQPGANVIATVDAIKARLPQLTGGLPASIQVDVLADRTTGIRASVEHVEMELVLAVILVVLVIFAFLHSPRATLVASLSVPISLIGTAGAMYLLGYSLNNLSLMALTIATGFVVDDAIVMIENIARHMENGEPPMQAALKGAAEIGFTIISLTVSLIAVLIPLLFMSEVIGRLFREFAVTLAITILISAVVSLTLVPMMTARMVRSLEPPEHGIGARIQHYFDRVIDKYDGALTWVLARERLTLLVALATLVVTVLLYMVIPKSLFPVQDTGQLQVRVQAPQSTSFPRMASMQQEVARRLLDDPAVQSIASFVGVDAANNTMLHNGSMLVNLKDSHGGLQAVMDRLRKAGEQVAGIRLYLQPVQDLTIESETGPTLYRMSVEGSDPTVVNDWAQRIVERLSQERRLADVTSDAGATGAALYVDVDRGTAARLGIAATTIDEALYSAFGQRIVSTIFTETNQYRVILEAQTDQLPDISDLNAIQLISSSGDATPLTALAHVSERRAPLQLTHVAQYPAATIGFNTAPGVALGTAVDNIHSVLTELKLPPTVSVTMLGAAGAYESSLANQLWLILAAVVCVYIVLGVLYESYVHPLTILSTLPSAGVGALLALWISGSGLGVIGIIGIILLIGIVKKNAIMMIDFALDAEREQGKSPREAIHQAALLRFRPILMTTLAALFAAVPLMLSFGQGAELRRPLGLAIFGGLIVSQLLTLFTTPVIYLGFDKLGRRWRKRAGEGASAPVSAPKDERGDYLPGPAGGE